The nucleotide window CAGACCCATGCCTGCAGGAAAACCCATCTTTGCTATTTCAGGATATATGGAATTGAGAGCTATTGCAATTACAGCACAAGCTGCGAAGACTACAGAAATCATGAGAGCACCGACTACCATTCCGCGACTGGCAGATTTTGCATCTCTTGCAGCCCAAACCTTCTGCCAGGGGTCCTGCTCAGTAATCCATCCAGGAATTAAGGCAAAGCTGAGGATAAGTACTAGAGGAAGACCGACTGAAAAGGGATTCCACCAGCTACCAGACACATTACCAAAAAGCTGTGATGCGCTTATTGCAGTAGTATTAAGTCCTCCGTCAGCTACTGTTCCTACTGATACAAAAGCCATTCCCATTGCGAAGAGCGCAAGGAAGGAAAACTGGATGACATCTGTCCAGATCACTGCTGAAAGTCCTCCCAAGGTTACGTAGAGAGAGACTGAGACCGCAATGATAGCTGCAGCATAAAGCGGGTCAAGGCCATAAAATACTTGCAACACCAGAGAAAGCCCTTTAATATCCGATACTGAAAAAAGGGTCATTACCACAGTAATAATCACTGCAATTGGCAATCTTACTGAACTACCATAACGTTGTTCTAGAAGCTCAGGTTGCGTGATTGCAGGCAGGCTTTTAATTTTCCTTACAAGTACAGCAATAACAAGGAGAGCAAGGATATTAGGAGCCACAAATTCCCATATGGAACCCATTCCTCCGAGCATAAAATACCCGACAACTGCAAGAACTCCTCCGGCTGTTAACCACGAAGCTGCAGCCGAAAAACCGATCGCTGTGGGCCCTATCATGCGGCCAGCAAGCCAGAAATCGGTGATGGACTTTTGTCTACTATTAAAATACCAGCTAATAGCTACAAGTACGGCTATATAGACTGTAAGCATTATAAGAAAAACACTATAACCATTCATAAACAAACCTTCAGAGATACTAGTAATATGTATAAGCAACTCATTTTATCGAATTTTCAAGATAGCATTCAACTTCCAAATAGATTTTATATATAAACTTTCAAATAGATTTTTATATATGATCATTATATCGGTATATAAATAAATGAACATTTACTTTTATCATAACATTTATTTAACTTTTCACAGTCATATAAGCACCTTTTTTATATTTAGGCAAACTAACTTGAATTAGAACTGTTTTTATATTTCTTATTTTTATGATAAGTTTGTATTAAAATAAGCTCAGGCTATTTTTATAATTTATGTTATTATTTCAGAATAGAATAGCAAATAAAAAATTGATTGTACTATATTTACCTACGACCAGACTGAACCACAAATAATAGCTGACAGGATAATGATAATAATGAAAGGAAAAATTTATGTATGTAGGAATTCAGGAAGAAACTTTCTACAAGCCAGTTGGCAGTTAGACAGTCAGCTTATAGGATTCAAAAAATATATTGGACGGCAGGGTTATTTTTACTAACCGTGGAATTATAAGGACTGATGGGAAAATAATTGTTTATGCTTCAGGAGTACTAAAGTAGGGAGCCAGGTACACGCTTTTCTGAGACCTGAGAACATAGTTTTAAGTAAGACCTCCACACAATCCAGCATCAGAAACTCTTTACAGGGCAAGGTTACTGAAATCTGGATGCTGGAACTCTTTTCGGGTGAATGTTGACTTTGGCATTTTCCTTATGTCCTCATAACCCAATATAATCATGGAGAAAATACATACTCTTCCTTGAGTTCCGGTGTATGCCCAGTTCAGGACAAGTTCTGTCCATGTACTCCGTGTAAAGGTGAAATTTGTGAAAGCAAGAACAAAAGTCTGGTTTACGGAAGACGGAAAGACCGTCATGGGTGCTGGAAGAGCTAAGTTACTGAAGACAATAGAAGAAGAGCACTCACTTCGGAAAGCCTGTAAGAAGCTTGATATATCATATAAACAAGCCTGGATAGTACTTAAAAAAATGAATGAAGCTCTTGGAGAACCCGCAGTCGTTACAGTGCGAGGAGGAAAAAATCAGGGCACCTTCCTGACTGACCTTGGAAGAAAGTTATTGGCTGAGTATGAAACCAGTAAGCAGCTTATTAGTGAAACCATAGGGGATGAAACAGCCTGGGAAAACATAAGTTTCAAGTTATCAGCCAGAAACCAGCTACCTGGTAAAGTGCTTGGGGTGGAAAAAAACGGGCTTGTATCGAAAATTACGATCCAAATGGAACCTTCAGTTATAACTTCAGTAGTCACTGAAGAAGCGGTAGAAAAACTTGATATCAAACCCGGAGATAGGGTTTACGCGGTCATCAAATCTACCGAGGTAATGGTTGCAAAAATTGTCGGTGAAAAAGGACCTGCGAAAATTGATTCAAGGGAGATAGAGCGCTCAGACTGAAAATTATAACTCAATTTGACAGAAGCATACATTTTCCAATACATAGACTGAAATTATATTCTCTATCATTACTCTATCCGGGTTGCAGTTTATAATTTTATGATAAATATGTTTTGGATTTTTGGTATTCTTCGTCTTCTTAAATACTTATGCCAGTGCAATGAATACCTTTTGTATTCAGCTTATACCTTTTCTTCCAGAATCCTGATTTTTTCTAAAAGGCTTCCGGATAATAAAGAGTTTAAACTTTGTTCTTCATTCTTGACAACAAGAACCGGAACTCTTGACAACAAGAACCGGAACTCTTGAGTTTCTCACCACTTTCTCTGCAACGCTTCCCATTAGAAATCTTTCAAGTCCGGTTGCTCCAAGGGTGCCCATTACTATCAAGTCAATATTGTTATTTTCTGCGAAATAGATAATTTGACTGCTTGGATACCCTTCTAAAATGACCTCTCTTACCTCTACACCTGAGTCTATTCCAATCTTCTTAACTTTAGATACTGCTTTCTGCCCATCACCTTTCATAATATTGTAGATTGTTTCTTTGCCAGCAGTCCAATTTTCAGAAATTGTTGATGAAGTATTAACTACGTAAAGGGCGTGGACAATAGCCCCGCTAAGCTTTGCAATTTCAATACCATGAG belongs to Methanosarcina barkeri 3 and includes:
- a CDS encoding universal stress protein, which codes for MKKEFLQNIVIATDGSKNSQKAISHGIEIAKLSGAIVHALYVVNTSSTISENWTAGKETIYNIMKGDGQKAVSKVKKIGIDSGVEVREVILEGYPSSQIIYFAENNNIDLIVMGTLGATGLERFLMGSVAEKVVRNSRVPVLVVKSSGSCCQE
- a CDS encoding TOBE domain-containing protein: MKARTKVWFTEDGKTVMGAGRAKLLKTIEEEHSLRKACKKLDISYKQAWIVLKKMNEALGEPAVVTVRGGKNQGTFLTDLGRKLLAEYETSKQLISETIGDETAWENISFKLSARNQLPGKVLGVEKNGLVSKITIQMEPSVITSVVTEEAVEKLDIKPGDRVYAVIKSTEVMVAKIVGEKGPAKIDSREIERSD